A region of Nitrosomonas stercoris DNA encodes the following proteins:
- a CDS encoding inner membrane metabolite transport protein has translation MTHPFYQHRRILIASLVGTTVEFYDFYIYATAAALLFGPLFFPAESPSAQLMLSFLSFGLAFLARPVGAILFGHFGDRIGRKSTLVASLLLMGISTLLIAFLPTYATAGWLAPLLLCILRFGQGLGLGGEWGGAALLAVEYAPPGWRARFGMVPQLGAPIGFIAANGLFLLLGSILSDADFAAWGWRIPFLASAILVVLGLWVRLKINETPEFTRVLATERPVAIPISELIRQHAAITFAGTFTVVACFAIFYLSTAFALAHGTTTLGYDRELFLLTQLAAIIFLAIGIILSGIRADQQPANQVLMWGCAATIILGLIFGPALGAGSLWIIWAVLSLALFIMGFVYGPLGVWLPSLFPARIRYTGVSVAFNLGGILGGALAPIAAQALNDVGGTALVGLYLTMAGVFSLVGLRIAKRLTPQ, from the coding sequence ATGACCCATCCCTTTTATCAGCATCGCCGCATCCTGATTGCCAGTTTAGTTGGCACCACTGTTGAGTTTTACGATTTCTATATTTACGCCACAGCAGCAGCACTGCTATTCGGACCTTTGTTCTTCCCTGCTGAATCTCCTTCCGCTCAACTTATGTTGTCCTTTCTAAGTTTTGGGCTTGCTTTCCTCGCTCGACCAGTTGGCGCCATACTATTTGGTCATTTTGGTGATCGTATCGGTAGAAAATCAACACTAGTTGCCTCACTTTTGTTAATGGGCATTTCTACGTTACTCATCGCATTTTTACCCACCTACGCCACGGCAGGCTGGCTAGCACCATTGTTGCTGTGTATTTTGCGTTTCGGTCAAGGGTTAGGGCTCGGTGGTGAATGGGGGGGAGCTGCCTTATTGGCAGTTGAATATGCACCTCCAGGATGGCGAGCACGTTTTGGCATGGTGCCGCAACTAGGCGCACCCATTGGATTCATTGCTGCAAACGGATTATTTTTGTTGCTCGGCAGCATACTTAGCGATGCTGATTTTGCTGCATGGGGATGGCGCATCCCGTTTCTTGCCAGCGCAATTCTAGTAGTTTTAGGCTTGTGGGTACGATTAAAAATCAACGAAACACCTGAATTTACCCGAGTATTGGCAACAGAACGGCCAGTAGCAATCCCCATCAGTGAGTTAATTCGTCAGCATGCGGCCATTACCTTTGCAGGCACATTTACAGTGGTTGCTTGCTTTGCTATTTTTTATTTATCCACGGCTTTCGCATTGGCACATGGCACCACCACGCTCGGATATGACCGTGAATTATTTTTGCTAACGCAATTGGCAGCAATAATATTTCTGGCAATCGGCATCATCCTCTCAGGCATACGCGCTGATCAACAACCTGCCAACCAGGTACTCATGTGGGGATGTGCCGCCACCATTATCTTGGGGCTGATATTCGGGCCTGCCTTGGGAGCTGGGTCGCTATGGATCATTTGGGCTGTGCTTTCTCTGGCTTTGTTTATTATGGGATTTGTTTATGGCCCACTTGGCGTATGGTTGCCCTCACTCTTCCCTGCACGAATACGCTATACCGGTGTATCCGTCGCTTTCAATCTGGGAGGTATCCTCGGCGGTGCACTCGCGCCAATCGCTGCGCAAGCACTAAATGATGTGGGAGGTACAGCATTAGTCGGTCTTTATCTGACGATGGCAGGTGTATTTAGCTTAGTGGGGTTAAGAATAGCAAAACGACTGACGCCACAATAA
- a CDS encoding dnaA regulatory inactivator Hda produces MRQQLLDILEIGPPSLDNFVPDNNEELLYTLKNLVAGNQQDRFYYLWGSTGCGKSHLLQAIATIFLEQQLNTFYIDCRQIDKLNIDSNIDCLVIDNVEWLDPAAQIKLFNLYNQVRENTASIFLASGSLPPAQLDIRQDLATRLGWGLVYQVHELTDEKKIEVIQDYAARCGFELPLEICSYLLTHKQRDLSSLIKLVNALDQLSLTRKRPVTLPLLRELL; encoded by the coding sequence ATGAGACAACAACTGCTCGATATCCTCGAGATCGGCCCACCATCACTTGATAATTTTGTTCCAGATAACAATGAGGAATTACTGTATACACTGAAAAATCTGGTTGCTGGTAATCAGCAGGATCGCTTTTACTATCTGTGGGGAAGTACCGGTTGTGGTAAAAGTCATTTACTACAGGCAATAGCTACCATATTTTTAGAGCAACAGCTCAACACTTTCTATATCGATTGTCGTCAAATAGATAAACTAAATATCGATTCCAATATCGACTGTCTAGTAATTGATAACGTCGAATGGTTAGATCCGGCCGCTCAAATCAAGCTATTCAATCTTTATAACCAGGTTCGCGAAAATACGGCCAGTATATTTTTGGCTAGCGGCTCACTCCCACCTGCGCAGCTAGACATACGACAAGATCTGGCAACGCGGCTCGGTTGGGGATTAGTGTATCAAGTACATGAACTCACTGACGAAAAGAAAATAGAAGTGATACAAGATTATGCTGCGCGCTGTGGCTTCGAATTGCCACTAGAAATTTGTAGTTATTTACTCACCCATAAGCAGCGCGACTTATCTTCCTTGATAAAATTAGTGAATGCTCTGGATCAACTTTCATTAACCAGAAAACGCCCAGTTACCCTGCCTTTATTACGCGAACTGTTATAA
- a CDS encoding putative phosphatase, whose translation MKLALFDLDNTLLAGDSDFQWAQFLIEQSVLDREIYEARNVEFYEQYKAGTLDIHEFLNFQLKPLSRHPRKQLNAWRTSFLQQKIIPIIAPGARELIAKHQTEKDLCIIITATNSFVTAPIAQLLGINHLIATEPELKDGEFTGRVSGIPSFRDGKITRLEQWLDQNNLTWLSFLESWFYSDSLNDLPLLEKVTHPVAVDPDITLHQHAQKNDWPIISLR comes from the coding sequence ATGAAATTAGCATTATTTGATCTCGATAATACTCTTCTGGCAGGCGATAGCGATTTTCAATGGGCACAATTCTTGATTGAGCAAAGCGTCCTGGATCGAGAAATTTATGAGGCTCGCAATGTCGAATTTTATGAGCAATACAAGGCTGGAACATTGGATATTCATGAATTCCTGAATTTCCAACTCAAACCCCTTTCCCGTCATCCACGCAAACAACTCAATGCATGGCGTACCAGTTTCCTTCAGCAAAAAATTATTCCAATTATTGCACCGGGAGCGCGCGAACTAATTGCCAAACACCAAACCGAAAAGGATTTATGTATTATCATCACGGCCACCAACAGCTTTGTGACCGCCCCTATTGCACAGTTGTTAGGCATCAATCATTTGATCGCGACCGAACCAGAATTGAAAGACGGAGAATTTACCGGGCGCGTCAGTGGCATTCCATCCTTTCGTGACGGCAAGATCACTCGCCTAGAACAATGGCTGGATCAAAACAACCTTACTTGGCTTTCTTTTCTAGAAAGTTGGTTTTACAGTGATTCGCTCAACGACTTGCCCTTGTTGGAAAAAGTGACACACCCTGTTGCTGTCGATCCAGATATCACTCTACACCAGCACGCACAAAAAAATGACTGGCCTATTATCAGCTTACGCTAG
- a CDS encoding inosine-5'-monophosphate dehydrogenase — protein MRLIQKALTFDDVLLIPAHSEVLPRKVDLTTQLTRTLQIKIPIVSAAMDTVTEARLAIAIAQEGGIGIIHKNMPIHAQAAQIRQVKRFESGIVTDPIIVAPNMTVRAVLELIRKHNISGLPVVKDKKVVGIVTNRDLRFETNLDQPVKNIMTPKKRLVTVKEGISQNDALALLHKHRLEKALIVDENFELRGMITVKDITKTTEHPYASKDKRERLYVGAAIGVGEGSDERAAALVEAGADVIVVDTAHGHSQSVLERVYWVRKNFPQIQVIAGNVATAAGAKALVDHGVDAVKVGIGPGSICTTRIVAGVGVPQISAIDNVATALRDSGVPVIADGGIRYSGDIAKALAAGASSVMLGGLLAGTEESPGEVELLKGRAYKSYRGMGSLSAMQQGSSDRYFQEEEHQQAGKLVPEGVEGRVPFKGTLAYVIHQLTGGVRSSMGYLGCHNIHEMHEKAEFIEITSAGFRESHVHDVQITKEAPNYHVE, from the coding sequence ATGCGACTCATACAAAAAGCACTCACTTTCGACGACGTATTACTTATACCTGCGCACTCTGAGGTTCTGCCCAGGAAAGTAGATTTGACTACGCAGCTGACACGCACGCTCCAAATCAAGATTCCAATCGTCTCAGCTGCTATGGACACCGTTACCGAAGCACGCCTTGCCATTGCCATCGCGCAAGAGGGTGGAATCGGCATTATCCACAAGAACATGCCAATTCATGCCCAGGCAGCACAGATCAGACAAGTCAAGCGCTTTGAAAGTGGCATCGTCACTGACCCAATCATTGTTGCCCCTAACATGACTGTGCGCGCTGTATTGGAATTAATCCGCAAACACAATATATCCGGCTTGCCAGTAGTGAAAGATAAAAAAGTGGTCGGCATTGTCACAAATCGAGATTTACGCTTCGAAACCAACCTTGATCAACCTGTCAAAAATATCATGACGCCGAAGAAGCGTTTAGTCACGGTTAAAGAAGGCATTTCGCAAAATGATGCGCTGGCTTTGCTGCATAAACATCGTTTGGAAAAAGCACTCATAGTTGACGAAAACTTCGAACTACGTGGCATGATCACCGTCAAGGATATTACCAAAACAACCGAGCACCCCTATGCCAGCAAGGATAAACGTGAACGCTTGTATGTCGGTGCAGCTATCGGAGTGGGAGAAGGCAGCGACGAGCGTGCTGCGGCACTGGTTGAAGCAGGCGCTGATGTAATTGTTGTTGACACAGCCCACGGCCATTCGCAAAGCGTACTGGAACGTGTTTACTGGGTCAGAAAGAATTTTCCGCAAATCCAGGTGATTGCCGGTAACGTCGCAACCGCTGCTGGTGCTAAAGCACTGGTCGATCACGGTGTAGATGCAGTCAAGGTAGGTATCGGCCCTGGCTCAATTTGTACCACTCGAATCGTTGCTGGAGTTGGCGTTCCACAAATTTCGGCAATCGACAACGTAGCCACAGCCTTGCGAGATAGTGGCGTACCAGTCATTGCAGATGGCGGCATTCGCTACTCAGGCGATATTGCTAAAGCCTTGGCTGCAGGCGCAAGCTCTGTCATGCTGGGAGGATTGTTGGCCGGAACAGAAGAATCTCCTGGCGAAGTGGAATTGCTAAAGGGAAGAGCCTACAAAAGTTACCGTGGTATGGGTTCATTATCCGCCATGCAACAAGGATCAAGTGATCGTTACTTTCAGGAAGAAGAACATCAGCAGGCTGGCAAACTGGTTCCAGAAGGTGTTGAAGGTCGCGTTCCCTTCAAAGGAACGCTTGCATATGTTATTCACCAGCTCACGGGGGGGGTGCGCTCCAGCATGGGCTATCTAGGCTGCCACAACATCCATGAAATGCACGAAAAAGCGGAATTTATTGAAATCACCTCGGCCGGATTCCGTGAATCACACGTCCACGACGTTCAGATTACTAAAGAAGCCCCTAATTACCATGTCGAATAA
- a CDS encoding GMP synthase [glutamine-hydrolyzing], giving the protein MHSAILILDFGSQYSRLIARRIRAASVYCEIHPFDIGTQFIREFSPIGIILSGGPESIFMDASETPRAPQIVFELGVPVLGICYGMQVMTVQLGGEIETAPAREFGYAELFTSSSRLLQDIKDRISSDGKPALDVWMSHGDQVSKLPPGFTAIASNAATPFAGIADETRQFYGLQFHPEVSHTLQGKVILERFAHDICGASYDWNMQNYVEEAVGRIRARVGTDKVILGLSGGVDSSVAAALIHRAIGDQLVCVFVDNGLLRHHEARQTMETFSRNLSVNVIHVDAGRQFLRQLEGITDPEQKRHAIGREFVEIFQQEAAKIEGVKWLAQGTIYPDVIESAGDHLKKSGLIKSHHNVGGLPETLRLKLLEPLRELFKDEVRQLGLALGLPRDLVFRHPFPGPGLGVRILGEVKYEYTELLRQADAIFIEELINAGWYEKTSQAFAVFLPIKSVGIIDNSRSYEYVIALRAVQTEDFMTAHWAELPYTLLARISNRIINEIRGINRVVYDVSGKPPATIEWE; this is encoded by the coding sequence ATGCATTCAGCTATTCTTATCCTGGATTTTGGATCGCAGTACTCGCGACTGATTGCTCGTCGCATACGAGCAGCCAGTGTTTATTGTGAAATCCATCCTTTTGATATTGGCACACAATTTATTCGGGAGTTTTCCCCCATAGGTATCATTCTATCGGGAGGTCCTGAATCCATCTTTATGGATGCCAGTGAAACCCCGCGCGCTCCTCAAATCGTATTTGAATTAGGTGTACCAGTACTGGGGATATGCTACGGTATGCAAGTCATGACGGTACAACTTGGTGGCGAAATAGAAACAGCGCCAGCACGAGAATTTGGTTATGCGGAGCTGTTTACCAGCTCCAGCAGACTGCTGCAGGATATCAAAGATCGTATCAGTTCTGATGGCAAACCCGCTTTGGATGTCTGGATGAGTCATGGCGATCAAGTCAGCAAATTGCCTCCTGGTTTTACCGCCATTGCATCCAATGCAGCGACTCCTTTTGCAGGCATTGCTGATGAAACACGCCAATTCTATGGCCTGCAATTCCACCCTGAAGTCTCGCACACACTGCAAGGTAAAGTTATTCTTGAGCGTTTTGCACATGATATCTGCGGTGCGAGTTATGACTGGAACATGCAAAACTACGTAGAAGAGGCTGTTGGCCGCATACGCGCGCGCGTTGGTACAGACAAAGTCATTCTAGGACTTTCTGGCGGAGTAGATTCTTCCGTAGCAGCTGCACTCATTCATCGCGCCATCGGTGATCAACTGGTATGCGTTTTCGTTGACAACGGTTTGCTGCGCCACCATGAAGCCCGACAAACCATGGAAACCTTCAGCCGCAATCTCTCAGTAAACGTTATTCATGTTGATGCTGGCAGACAATTCCTACGACAGCTGGAAGGCATTACAGATCCGGAACAGAAGCGCCATGCAATCGGTCGTGAATTTGTAGAAATATTTCAACAGGAAGCAGCAAAAATTGAAGGCGTCAAATGGTTGGCACAAGGCACTATTTATCCTGATGTAATCGAATCTGCTGGTGATCACCTAAAAAAATCAGGGCTCATCAAATCTCATCACAATGTTGGTGGCTTGCCAGAAACACTACGCCTCAAACTGCTAGAACCACTACGCGAATTATTCAAAGACGAAGTACGACAACTTGGCCTTGCACTGGGACTTCCTCGTGACCTGGTATTCCGTCATCCTTTCCCTGGGCCTGGATTAGGCGTTCGTATCCTGGGAGAAGTCAAATACGAATACACGGAATTATTACGCCAAGCAGATGCAATCTTTATAGAAGAACTTATCAATGCAGGCTGGTATGAAAAAACTTCGCAGGCATTCGCCGTCTTCTTGCCAATAAAATCAGTCGGCATCATCGACAACAGCCGCAGTTATGAATACGTCATCGCCTTACGTGCTGTCCAAACCGAAGATTTTATGACAGCCCACTGGGCAGAATTACCTTATACCCTGCTGGCCAGAATCTCCAACCGCATCATCAATGAGATTCGTGGTATCAACCGCGTAGTTTATGATGTATCTGGCAAACCCCCAGCAACTATCGAGTGGGAATGA